Part of the Streptomyces sp. WMMC500 genome is shown below.
GCGAGGGGTAGCCGGACAGGCCGCCCTTCTTCTTGAGCTTGCCGAAGTCCTGGCGGCCGGTGAGGAGCTTGTGCACGTACGACTGGTGACCGGTGTCCCACAGCACCCGGTCGCGGGGCGATTCGAAGACCCGGTGCAGCGCGATGCTCAGCTCCACCACGCCGAGGTTGGGGCCGAGATGGCCGCCGGTGCGGGCGACGGACTCCACGAGGAAGGTGCGGATTTCCGCGGCGAGCCGGTCGAGCTGCTCGGGACCGAGCCGGTCCAGGTCGCGGGGTCCCTTGATACGGGCCAGCAGTGCCACCCGTGCCTCCTTGCTGTCGCAGCCTGCCTTCGGGCCGTACGGTGCCGGGCCCTGGCGCCCACGCGGACGTGCCGGGCCCGAAGCGTTCGGTCGAGTCTAATGTTCCCGATGTCCGGTCGCTGATCCGACAGTGCGATGTATGCCACAGGTCCGCAACAGTTGCGCCCCCGTGCCGGGGTCGGCACGGGGGCGCGGCGGGTGGCGGGCGGGACGCCGGTCAGGCGCGTCCGGCCGTTTTCTGGGTGCGGCGGGAGACGGAGTCGATGACGACGGCCGCCAGCAGCACGGAGCCGGTGATCATGTACTGCACCGGCGCGTCGATGCCCTTGAGCGCCAGGCCCGACTGGATGGACATGATGACCAGCACGCCGAGGAGCGCGGACCAACTGCTGCCGCGCCCGCCGTAGAGGCTGGTGCCGCCGATGACGGCCGCCGCGATGGCGTTCATCAGCAGCGTGCCGCCGCCCGCGCCCTGGTTGGCCGCGGCGATGGTGGAGGCCATGAACAGGCCGCCGACCGCCGCGAGCGTACCGGAGACGGAGAAGACCGCGATCCGCATCAGGTCGACGTTGATGCCCGCCCGGCGGCTGGCCTCGACGCTGCCGCCGAGGGCGAAGACCCGCCGGCCGAAGCCGGTGCGGCGCAGCACGAAGTCCGCGCCGACGACCACGACGAGGAAGATGAGCAGCGCCAGCGGCAGTCCCTTGTACTGGTTCAGCACGTACGCCGGGACGAACGCGAGCACGGCGAGCACGGCCGTACGCATGATGATCTCGCTCAGCGGGCGCGACGGCACCCCGGCCGCCTCGCGCCGCTTCGACCCGAAGTACGCCGCGGCGAAGTAGCCGCCGACGGAGACCGCCGCGAGCCCGTAGGCGGCGGCGACGTCGGTGAAGTAGTACGTGGTGAGCTTGGCGACCACGCCGTCGGAGTCGAGGTTGATGGTGCCGGTGCTGCCGAGGATGTACAGCATCAGGCCCTGCCAGCCGAGCAGGCCGGCGAGGGTCACGACGAGCGGCGGGACGCCGATCCGGGCGAAGAAGAAGCCGTGGAAGGCACCGGTCGCGGTGCCGACGAGGACGGCGAGGATGATCGCCGGGACTTCCGGCATCCCCTCCTGGACGGCCAGCACGGCGAACACCGCGCCGGCGAGCCCGCTGACCGAACCGATCGACAGGTCGATCTCGCCGAGCAGCAGCACGAAGATGATGCCGACGGCTATCAGCCCGGGTCCCGCGATGTCGATGGAGATGTTCGACAGGTTCTGCGCGGACAGGAAGGCGTCGTCCAGACCCTGGAAGATCGCCATGATGATGATCAGGCCGACGATGACCGGGACGGAGCCCAGCTCGCCCCCGCGCATGCGGCGCTTGAACTCGGTCAGATAGCCGGCGAAGCCCTGCTCGCGCACGAGCAGCCGGGGGTCGACGGCGGCGACGGCGCTCTCCGCGACGTCCGGCGCGGAGTGGCCGGGGGCGCTGGACTTCGCGAGGTCGGGCTTCGCGGTGTCGGTGGTCTCGGTCCCCTCGGTGCTCATTTCTCTGCCTCCGCACCCGTGCGCGCCGAGCGGCGCGTCACGGCGTTGTCCGTGGCGCCCGTGATGGCGGCGACGATCTCTTCCTGCGTCGTGGTCGCGACGTCGAAGACGCCGTTGTTGCGGCCGAGGCGCAGCACGGCGACCCGGTCGGCGACGGCCCTGACGTCTTCCATGTTGTGGCTGATCAGCAGCACGGCGTGGTCACGCTCGCGCAGCCGTTCGACGAGGTCGAGCACCTGGGCGGTCTGCTCGACGCCGAGGGCGGCCGTGGGCTCGTCGAGGATGACGAGCTTGGGGTCGCCGAGGAGCGAGCGGGCGATCGCCACCGTCTGCCGCTGGCCGCCGGAGAGTGAGGCGGTGGGGATGCGGACGCTGGGGATGCGGATGGACAGGGTGGTGAGCAGTTCGCGGGAGCGGCGCTCCATCTCGACCTCGTCCAGGACGCCGACGGTGCGGATCTCCTGGCCGAGGAAGAGGTTGCCGACGACGTCCAGGTTGTCGCAGAGCGAGAGGTCCTGGTAGACGGTCGCGATGCCCAGGTTCTGGGCGTCGTGCGGCTTGTGGATGCGAACGGGGCGGCCGCCCCACTCGATGGTGCCTTCGTCGATGGCGTGGACGCCGGCGACGGTCTTGACGAGAGTGGACTTTCCGGCGCCGTTGTCGCCGACCAGGGCGACCACTTCACCGGCGCGGACCTCGAGATCGACGTCGGTGAGTGCCTGGACCGCACCGAACCGCTTCGAGATCCCGCGCAACGCCAGCACGGGCGTAGCGGACACGTGAACCATCTCCTACAGGGGGATAGGCGTGGGCAAGAGGAGGGCCCGGGTGCCCGGAGCCCCGCCGGCAGCGGGAGTTGAGGTGGCGGGTCCCCGGGCACACGGGTGGCTATGTCGCCGGCTCAGCGGCTCACTGCAGACCGATGTCCTTGCAGGCCGAGGCGAACTTGCCCGAGCAGATGTCCTCGATCTTCCACAGGCCGTCCTTGACGACGGTCTCCTTGATGTTGTCCTTGGTCAGCGCGATCGGGTCGATGAGCACGGCGGGCACGCCCTGCTCGGACTCGCTGTCCACGGTGCTGGTCGCCACGGAGTCGACCTTCTCGCCGCGCGCCAGCTTGACCGCCATCTCGGCGGCGGCGTCGGCCTCCGGCTTGTACGGCTTGTAAACGCTCATGTACTGCTCGCCGGTGACGATGCGCTGCACGCCCGCCAGCTCCGCGTCCTGGCCGGTGACCGGCGGCAGCGGGTCGAAGTCGGCGGCCTTCAGGGCGGTGATGGCACCGCCGGCCATGCCGTCGTTGGCGGCGTAGACACCGACGATCTTGTCCTTGCCGACCGAGGAGATGGCGCCCTTCATGTCGGAGTTGGCGTTCTCCGGCTTCCACTCCTTGACGTCGTACTCCTTGCCGACGTCGACCTTGCCGTCGAGGACGGAGTGCGCGCCGTCCTTGAACATCGCGGCGTTCGGGTCGGTGACGGAGCCGTTGAGCATGACGATCTGGCCGTCCCCGGCCTTGTCGCCGAGCGCCTCCAGCAGGGACTCGGCCTGGACCTGGCCCACCTTGTTGTTGTCGAAGGAGGTGTAGCCGCTGATCGGGCCCTCGGCGAGGCGGTCGTACGCGACGACGGGGATGCCGGCGTCGTCCGCGGCCTTCACACCGGAGGCGATCGACTTGTAGTCGACGGCGTCCAGGATCAGGGCATCGACGTCCTGGGTGATCATGGTGTCGACCTGCTGCTGCTGCGTGGTCGCGTCCTGCTTGGCGTTGTTGTAGATGACCTTGGTGCCCGGAGCGAGCTCCTCGATCTTCTTCTCGATCAGCGGCCGGTCGAAGTCCTCGTAGCGCGCGGTCTGGTCCTCCGGCAGGAGGAGACCTATCGTCAACGGCCCGTCGTTCTTCTTGTCACCGCTGTCGGAGTCGTTGTCGGCCTCATCGGCGCTGCCACAGGCCGCGATGCCGACGGTCATGGATACGGCGGCCAGTGCGACTGCCGCACGGCGCAGATAGGTGTGCACGGTCGAACCTCCCTGACGTGGCCGCGCCTTCGCGGCCGAGGTGTGAGGTAGTCAACTCGCCCGTAACCATGCCGTCAAGAAGTAAATGCTTAACGAGACGGAAACGATCCTCTGGTTTCTCTACGTAAACTCATCCCTCCGTGAGAACGGGGGCGAGAACCGGCACCGCGCCGTCAAGGATCGAACGGTCGCCCATCTCGCTCAGCACCAGGGCCAGCGCCCCGAGCACCTCCGCGCGGCTGCCCAGCGCCCCGGAGGCCAGGTCGAGCTGGCGGGCGGCGCTGGGGATCGCGTAGCGCGCGACGGACTCCCCTATGGGCTGCAGGATCAGCTCCCCGGCCTCGGCGAGGTCGCCGCCGAGCACCACCCGGCTGGGGTTGAGCAGGTTGCACAGGCTGGCCACGCCGCTGCCGATGTGCCGGCCGACGTCGGCGATCACCCGCCGGCAGCCGGGGTCGCCGTCCCGGGCGAGCTGCACCATGCGCTCCACGGTCAGCCCGGGCCCGTGGCTGGCCTCCAGCAGGCCCAGGACGTACCGGCCGGCGGTGAAGGTCTCCAGGCAGCCGCGGTTGCCGCAGCGGCAGACCGGTCCCGACTCGTCCAGCGTGATGTGGCCTATCTCACCCGCCGTCCCGCCGGGCCCGCGGTAGAGCTGCCCGTTGATCACCAGGCCGGCGCCGACACCGCTGGCGACCTTGATGTACGCCACGTCCTTCGCGCCCCTGCCGCTGCCCCAGACCAGCTCGCCGAGGGCGCCGAGGTTCGCGTCGTTGTCCACGTACACCGGGACGCCGAGGCGGGACTGGAGGTCGTCGCGCGGGTTGGTGCCCGTCCAGCCCGGCAGGATGGAGGTGGAGCCCAGCACCCCGGTCTCGGTGTCTATCGGCCCGGGCACCCCCAGACCGACGCCGACGACCTTGTCCGCGGGCACGTCCGTGGCCCCCACGAGGCGGCTCACCAGCGCCTCCGCCCGGTCCAGGCCCTGGGTGGCGGAGGCGTCCACGTCGATCGGCTCGGACTCCTCGGCGAGCACCTGGTGCGCCAGGTTGCCCACGGCGACCCGCAGGTGCGTGTGCCCGAAGTCCACCCCGACCACGATCCCGGCGTCCCCGCTCAGCGACACGGCCCGCGCCCGCCGCCCGCCGGCGGAGGTGGGGGTGACGCTGACGGTCCCGCTCTCCTGCAGCTCGCGGACGATGTTGGAGACCGTGGCGGCGGACAGCCCGGTGCTCCGCGCGATCTGCGCCTGCGTGAGCGAACCGGACAGGCGCACGGCGCGCACGACGCGCTCAAGGTTTGCCCGGTGCAGCGAGGACTGCGAGCCCGGAGTCTCCACGGCCATCCACTCCTGGTTCGGCGGGCGACACGACGGCCCCCCACCTCCCGGACCACGCCGATGGGGCCCGGATCGCCTACAACTTGTGAAGTCTAGGCTCGACGGCCATGGTTACCGCCGTCAAGACCTTGACGGCGTGACTATTCCGTAACCCGCACACTTCCACGGTACCGAGCCCACCCGCCCGGGCCGCCCGCCCCGGCCCCCGGCGGAGGGTTCCGGGTCGGCGACCGCCCGCACGGAGCCGCGGGGGCGCCCGACGGGGCGCACGCCTACGTAACGGCTGTGTCGCGAACTGGCGGTAGTCGGTGGTCCGTCCAGGACGTGGCTCGATAACGTTGCCGAAACATCACGCGCGGGGGACGCACGGCCGCTCGGGAGACCCGAACGCACCGAGCCATGACCGGACCGCCCCTGCCGCAGTCAGCCGGACGACGCTGGGAGTTGGTCATCGATGCGGCATCGCACCCTCGGCCGGGCGACGGCCGCAGCCCTCGGCGCGGCGCTACTGCTCTCCGCCTGCGGGGGCTCCGACGACGAAGGCGGAGACGACATCGTAGGGGCGAAGAACAGCAGCTCCGCCTCCCCCGACGGCCCCGCGGTAGAAGAGGACCCCGACGCCCCCGCGTTCGACTTCCCCGGCGACCTCAAGGCCGACGTGGAGCCCGCGGACACCGGGGACGACAAGAAGGACGCGGTGCTGCGC
Proteins encoded:
- a CDS encoding sugar ABC transporter permease — protein: MSTEGTETTDTAKPDLAKSSAPGHSAPDVAESAVAAVDPRLLVREQGFAGYLTEFKRRMRGGELGSVPVIVGLIIIMAIFQGLDDAFLSAQNLSNISIDIAGPGLIAVGIIFVLLLGEIDLSIGSVSGLAGAVFAVLAVQEGMPEVPAIILAVLVGTATGAFHGFFFARIGVPPLVVTLAGLLGWQGLMLYILGSTGTINLDSDGVVAKLTTYYFTDVAAAYGLAAVSVGGYFAAAYFGSKRREAAGVPSRPLSEIIMRTAVLAVLAFVPAYVLNQYKGLPLALLIFLVVVVGADFVLRRTGFGRRVFALGGSVEASRRAGINVDLMRIAVFSVSGTLAAVGGLFMASTIAAANQGAGGGTLLMNAIAAAVIGGTSLYGGRGSSWSALLGVLVIMSIQSGLALKGIDAPVQYMITGSVLLAAVVIDSVSRRTQKTAGRA
- a CDS encoding ATP-binding cassette domain-containing protein, with translation MVHVSATPVLALRGISKRFGAVQALTDVDLEVRAGEVVALVGDNGAGKSTLVKTVAGVHAIDEGTIEWGGRPVRIHKPHDAQNLGIATVYQDLSLCDNLDVVGNLFLGQEIRTVGVLDEVEMERRSRELLTTLSIRIPSVRIPTASLSGGQRQTVAIARSLLGDPKLVILDEPTAALGVEQTAQVLDLVERLRERDHAVLLISHNMEDVRAVADRVAVLRLGRNNGVFDVATTTQEEIVAAITGATDNAVTRRSARTGAEAEK
- a CDS encoding sugar ABC transporter substrate-binding protein, whose amino-acid sequence is MHTYLRRAAVALAAVSMTVGIAACGSADEADNDSDSGDKKNDGPLTIGLLLPEDQTARYEDFDRPLIEKKIEELAPGTKVIYNNAKQDATTQQQQVDTMITQDVDALILDAVDYKSIASGVKAADDAGIPVVAYDRLAEGPISGYTSFDNNKVGQVQAESLLEALGDKAGDGQIVMLNGSVTDPNAAMFKDGAHSVLDGKVDVGKEYDVKEWKPENANSDMKGAISSVGKDKIVGVYAANDGMAGGAITALKAADFDPLPPVTGQDAELAGVQRIVTGEQYMSVYKPYKPEADAAAEMAVKLARGEKVDSVATSTVDSESEQGVPAVLIDPIALTKDNIKETVVKDGLWKIEDICSGKFASACKDIGLQ
- a CDS encoding ROK family transcriptional regulator produces the protein METPGSQSSLHRANLERVVRAVRLSGSLTQAQIARSTGLSAATVSNIVRELQESGTVSVTPTSAGGRRARAVSLSGDAGIVVGVDFGHTHLRVAVGNLAHQVLAEESEPIDVDASATQGLDRAEALVSRLVGATDVPADKVVGVGLGVPGPIDTETGVLGSTSILPGWTGTNPRDDLQSRLGVPVYVDNDANLGALGELVWGSGRGAKDVAYIKVASGVGAGLVINGQLYRGPGGTAGEIGHITLDESGPVCRCGNRGCLETFTAGRYVLGLLEASHGPGLTVERMVQLARDGDPGCRRVIADVGRHIGSGVASLCNLLNPSRVVLGGDLAEAGELILQPIGESVARYAIPSAARQLDLASGALGSRAEVLGALALVLSEMGDRSILDGAVPVLAPVLTEG